A region from the Streptomyces sp. 3214.6 genome encodes:
- a CDS encoding S8 family peptidase, protein MARTRMRRLRRVGGLTAVATTVLLSAVALPAHAVPEGKVIGAGLPGSVGGSYLVTLKGDTHASSEEGRRLARTYGARISQTYGTVVNGFAVEAGERQARRLAADPRVASVVQDSRVTLDVAGGAVGRNPPPWGLDRVDQPSRPLDGSYHWPRSAGAGVTVYVIDTGVRITHDDFGGRASYGWDFVDGDGVAADGNGHGTHVAGTVAGATLGVAKKAKVVAVRVLDDAGAGTTAQAIAGIDWVTRHAHKPAVANLSLGGGYNAALDAAVRTSVRSGVTYTVAAGNMGQPAALHSPADVREAITVGATDSDDARAAFSNYGSAVDLFAPGVSITSASYTSDTGRVVYSGTSTASPHAAGAAALYLAGHPKATPAEVSKALVAGAVSGKVSGRGAGSPDKLLQVLPGG, encoded by the coding sequence ATGGCACGGACGCGTATGCGGCGTCTGCGCCGGGTGGGGGGTCTGACTGCGGTCGCCACGACCGTGCTGCTGTCGGCCGTCGCCCTGCCCGCGCACGCCGTACCGGAGGGGAAGGTAATCGGCGCCGGTCTGCCCGGCTCCGTCGGCGGAAGCTATCTGGTGACGCTGAAGGGGGACACGCACGCGTCGTCGGAGGAGGGACGACGGCTTGCCCGGACGTACGGGGCGAGAATCAGCCAGACCTACGGCACGGTCGTCAACGGGTTCGCCGTCGAGGCCGGCGAGAGACAGGCTCGGCGGCTCGCGGCCGACCCGCGTGTGGCGTCCGTCGTCCAGGACAGCCGGGTGACGCTGGACGTCGCAGGGGGCGCCGTCGGGAGGAACCCGCCGCCGTGGGGGCTGGACCGGGTCGACCAGCCGAGCCGGCCGCTGGACGGCAGCTATCACTGGCCGAGGTCCGCGGGCGCGGGCGTCACCGTGTATGTGATCGACACCGGTGTCCGGATCACGCACGACGACTTCGGCGGCCGGGCGAGCTACGGCTGGGACTTCGTCGACGGTGACGGCGTCGCCGCCGACGGCAACGGACATGGCACGCACGTCGCGGGCACCGTCGCGGGCGCCACCCTGGGGGTTGCCAAGAAGGCCAAGGTGGTCGCGGTGCGGGTGCTCGACGACGCCGGTGCGGGCACCACCGCGCAGGCCATCGCGGGCATCGACTGGGTCACCCGGCACGCGCACAAGCCCGCCGTCGCCAACCTCAGCCTGGGCGGCGGGTACAACGCGGCGCTGGACGCCGCCGTGCGCACCTCCGTCCGCTCCGGCGTCACGTACACCGTCGCCGCGGGCAACATGGGGCAGCCGGCCGCCCTGCACTCCCCCGCCGACGTGCGGGAGGCCATCACGGTCGGCGCCACCGACAGCGATGACGCCAGGGCGGCCTTCTCCAACTACGGTTCGGCCGTCGACCTGTTCGCGCCGGGCGTGTCGATCACCTCCGCGTCGTACACGAGCGACACGGGCCGGGTCGTCTACTCCGGTACGTCGACGGCGTCGCCGCACGCGGCGGGCGCGGCCGCGCTCTATCTCGCCGGCCATCCGAAAGCCACTCCGGCGGAGGTCTCGAAAGCGTTGGTAGCGGGGGCGGTGAGCGGGAAGGTGTCCGGTCGGGGAGCCGGTTCGCCGGACAAACTCCTCCAGGTCCTCCCGGGCGGGTAA
- a CDS encoding maltokinase N-terminal cap-like domain-containing protein, with protein sequence MAETVTLSGKTSPGLLASLDPLLREWLPRQRWFAGKGRPVTGFSLVAATELLPVGTRLGLYHLLVRAEQGAGPGDCYQLLIGVREALPPRLAPALIGHVTQGPLAGRTVFDALYDTRPAEVLLEALRTRARIGALRCEREPGQEIRSGLVPRRLTGEQSNSSIVYGDTFILKLLRRVVPGVNPDLELPLALAREGCPRVPAPTAWMEAHLDDEPYVLAVLQPYVQGAADGWELALRELAKGEDFAAEARALGRATAEVHGALARALPTATLGHAQIQPMADGMAVRLDAAAQAVPALRPYAPALRTAFTALAGLAAEGHTWTAQRVHGDLHLGQCLRAGSGEWTLIDFEGEPARPLAERRMPQPTVRDVAGMLRSFDYAAHSADPPTPGWAHACRAAYCSGYAEVAGADPRTDPVLLRAYETDKAVYEVVYEARHRPDWLPVPLSAIHRLAAPDLP encoded by the coding sequence ATGGCGGAAACGGTCACACTCTCCGGCAAGACGAGTCCCGGCCTCCTCGCGTCACTGGACCCCCTGCTGCGGGAGTGGCTGCCCCGCCAGCGCTGGTTCGCCGGCAAGGGGCGTCCGGTCACCGGGTTCTCGCTGGTGGCGGCCACCGAGCTGCTCCCGGTCGGCACCCGGCTGGGCCTCTACCACCTGCTGGTGCGCGCCGAGCAGGGCGCCGGGCCCGGCGACTGCTACCAGCTGCTCATCGGCGTACGCGAGGCTCTGCCGCCCCGGCTGGCGCCCGCGCTGATCGGACACGTGACGCAGGGGCCACTGGCCGGACGGACCGTGTTCGACGCCCTGTACGACACCCGGCCCGCCGAGGTGCTCCTGGAGGCCTTGCGCACCCGGGCGCGGATCGGGGCGCTGCGCTGCGAGCGGGAACCCGGGCAGGAGATCCGGTCGGGGCTGGTCCCGCGCCGATTGACGGGCGAGCAGTCGAATTCGTCGATCGTCTATGGCGATACGTTCATCCTGAAGCTTTTGCGCCGGGTGGTGCCGGGCGTCAACCCGGACCTGGAACTGCCGCTGGCGCTGGCCCGCGAGGGCTGCCCCCGGGTGCCCGCGCCGACGGCCTGGATGGAGGCGCACCTCGACGACGAGCCCTACGTGCTGGCCGTGCTCCAGCCGTATGTGCAGGGCGCGGCGGACGGCTGGGAGCTGGCGCTGCGGGAGCTGGCCAAGGGCGAGGACTTCGCCGCGGAGGCGCGGGCGCTGGGGCGGGCCACCGCCGAGGTGCACGGGGCGCTGGCCCGGGCCCTGCCCACGGCGACGCTCGGCCACGCACAGATACAGCCGATGGCCGACGGCATGGCCGTCCGCCTCGACGCGGCCGCGCAGGCCGTGCCCGCCCTGCGCCCGTACGCGCCCGCACTGCGCACCGCCTTCACGGCGCTGGCCGGTCTCGCGGCCGAGGGCCACACCTGGACCGCCCAGCGCGTCCACGGCGACCTGCACCTCGGGCAGTGCCTGCGCGCGGGCTCCGGGGAGTGGACGCTGATCGACTTCGAGGGGGAGCCGGCCCGGCCGCTGGCCGAGCGGCGCATGCCGCAGCCGACGGTGCGGGACGTGGCGGGCATGCTGCGCTCCTTCGACTACGCGGCCCACTCGGCCGACCCGCCCACCCCGGGCTGGGCGCACGCCTGCCGGGCGGCCTACTGCTCCGGGTACGCCGAGGTGGCGGGCGCCGACCCGCGCACCGACCCCGTGCTGCTGCGGGCCTACGAGACGGACAAGGCCGTCTACGAGGTCGTCTACGAGGCCCGGCACCGGCCCGACTGGCTCCCCGTACCGCTGTCCGCGATACACCGCCTCGCCGCACCCGACCTGCCTTGA
- the treS gene encoding maltose alpha-D-glucosyltransferase, whose translation MIVNEPVPDTFEDTPAKDRDPEWFKRAVFYEVLVRSFQDSNGDGVGDLKGITAKLDYLQWLGVDCLWLPPFFKSPLRDGGYDVSDYTSVLPEFGDLADFVEFVDAAHQRGMRVIIDFVMNHTSDQHPWFQESRKDPDGPYGDYYMWADDDKQYADARIIFVDTEVSNWTFDPVRKQYFFHRFFSHQPDLNYENPAVQEEMISALRFWLDLGIDGFRLDAVPYLYAQEGTNCENLPATHEFLKRVRKEIDAHYPDTVILAEANQWPEDVVDYFGDYSSGGDECHMAFHFPVMPRIFMAVRRESRYPVSEILAKTPAIPANCQWGIFLRNHDELTLEMVTDEERDYMYAEYAKDPRMRANIGIRRRLAPLLDNDRNQIELFTALLLSLPGSPILYYGDEIGMGDNIWLGDRDAVRTPMQWTPDRNAGFSSCDPGRLSLPAIMDPVYGYQVTNVEASMSSPSSLLHWTRRMIEIRKQNPAFGLGTYTELQSSNPAVLAFLREAPLSKDGGDDLVLCVHNFSRFAQPTELDLSRFKGRYPVELFGGVRFPPVGELPYLLTLAGHGFYWFRLRRDAA comes from the coding sequence ATGATCGTCAACGAGCCCGTTCCGGACACCTTCGAGGACACGCCCGCCAAGGACCGCGACCCCGAGTGGTTCAAACGCGCCGTGTTCTACGAGGTCCTCGTCCGCTCCTTCCAGGACAGCAACGGCGACGGCGTCGGCGACCTCAAGGGCATCACCGCCAAACTCGACTACCTGCAATGGCTCGGAGTCGACTGCCTCTGGCTCCCGCCGTTCTTCAAATCACCGCTCCGCGACGGCGGATACGACGTGTCCGACTACACCTCCGTCCTCCCCGAATTCGGCGACCTCGCCGACTTCGTGGAATTCGTCGACGCCGCACACCAACGCGGCATGCGCGTCATCATCGACTTCGTGATGAACCACACCAGCGACCAGCACCCGTGGTTCCAGGAATCGAGGAAGGACCCCGACGGACCCTACGGCGACTACTACATGTGGGCCGACGACGACAAACAGTACGCCGACGCCCGCATCATCTTCGTCGACACCGAGGTCTCCAACTGGACCTTCGACCCCGTCCGCAAGCAGTACTTCTTCCACCGCTTCTTCTCCCACCAACCGGACCTCAACTACGAGAACCCGGCCGTGCAGGAGGAGATGATCTCCGCGCTGAGGTTCTGGCTGGACCTGGGCATCGACGGGTTCCGCCTCGACGCCGTGCCCTACCTGTACGCGCAGGAGGGCACGAACTGCGAGAACCTTCCGGCGACGCACGAGTTCCTGAAGCGGGTCCGCAAGGAGATCGACGCGCACTACCCGGACACGGTGATCCTCGCCGAGGCCAACCAGTGGCCGGAGGACGTCGTCGACTACTTCGGCGACTACTCCTCCGGCGGCGACGAATGCCATATGGCGTTCCACTTCCCCGTCATGCCCCGCATCTTCATGGCGGTACGCCGGGAATCCCGCTACCCCGTGTCGGAAATCCTCGCCAAGACCCCGGCGATTCCGGCCAACTGCCAGTGGGGCATCTTCCTGCGGAACCACGACGAGCTGACCCTCGAAATGGTCACCGACGAAGAACGCGACTACATGTACGCGGAATACGCGAAAGACCCGCGGATGCGCGCCAACATCGGCATCCGGCGCCGGCTCGCACCACTGCTGGACAACGACCGCAACCAGATCGAGCTGTTCACCGCGCTGCTCCTGTCCCTCCCCGGCTCGCCGATCCTCTACTACGGCGACGAGATCGGCATGGGCGACAACATCTGGCTCGGCGACCGCGACGCCGTCCGCACCCCCATGCAGTGGACACCGGATCGCAACGCAGGTTTTTCCTCCTGCGACCCCGGCAGACTGTCCCTGCCTGCGATCATGGACCCCGTCTACGGGTACCAGGTCACCAACGTCGAGGCGTCGATGTCGTCGCCGTCGTCGCTGCTGCACTGGACCCGGCGGATGATCGAGATCCGGAAGCAGAACCCCGCCTTCGGCCTCGGAACGTACACCGAACTGCAGTCCTCCAACCCGGCCGTCCTCGCCTTCCTGCGGGAGGCCCCCCTGTCCAAGGACGGAGGGGACGACCTGGTGCTGTGCGTGCACAACTTCTCGCGCTTCGCACAGCCCACCGAACTGGACCTGAGCCGGTTCAAGGGGCGGTACCCGGTGGAGTTGTTCGGCGGGGTGCGCTTCCCGCCGGTCGGTGAACTGCCGTACCTGCTCACCCTCGCGGGGCACGGCTTCTACTGGTTCCGGCTGCGTCGCGACGCGGCCTAG
- a CDS encoding alpha-1,4-glucan--maltose-1-phosphate maltosyltransferase: MPATHHSSAPPTPRTRATPAPETTDALPAPEALPARPAESASSDEVADTAVGRIPVLDVRPLVQQGRRPAKAVAGETFQVSATVFREGHDAVAANVVLKGPDGALGRWTPMRELAPGTDRWGADVTPDTTGRWTYTVEAWGDPVATWRHHARIKIPAGMDTELVLEEGARLYERAAAGVPQGPDRTVVLAAVDALRDASRPAAARLAAALTPQAEAVLGRHPLRDLVTASESLPLLVERERALYGAWYEFFPRSEGTPERPHGTFRTAARRLPAIAAMGFDVVYLPPIHPIGTTFRKGRNNTLDPGPDDVGVPWAIGSPEGGHDAVHPDLGTIEDFAWFVERAAEHGLEIALDFALQCSPDHPWVQKHPEWFHHRPDGTIAYAENPPKKYQDIYPIAFDADLDGLVAETVRVLRHWMSYGVRIFRVDNPHTKPVVFWERVIAEINGSDPDVIFLAEAFTRPAMMHTLGQIGFQQSYTYFTWRNTKQELTEYLTELSGEAASYMRPNLFANTPDILHAYLQHGGRPAFEVRAVLAATLSPTWGIYSGYELCENTPLKEGGEEYLDSEKYQLKPRDWAAAEREGRSLAPLITKLNEIRRANPALHRLRDLHFHPTDKEAVIAYSRRSSKSSGSNTVLVVVNLDPHHTQEATVSLDMPQLGLDWHESVSVRDELTGETYHWGRANYVRLEPGTRPAHVLTVLRPSNPQIGGSPTP; this comes from the coding sequence ATGCCCGCCACGCACCACTCGTCAGCACCCCCGACACCCCGCACCAGGGCGACACCCGCCCCCGAAACAACGGACGCGCTCCCCGCCCCGGAAGCGCTCCCCGCGCGCCCCGCCGAATCCGCCTCCTCGGACGAGGTCGCCGACACCGCCGTCGGGCGCATACCGGTTCTCGACGTCCGCCCGCTGGTCCAGCAGGGCCGCCGGCCCGCCAAGGCGGTCGCCGGTGAGACGTTCCAGGTGTCGGCGACCGTGTTCCGGGAGGGACACGACGCCGTCGCCGCCAATGTGGTCCTCAAGGGCCCGGACGGCGCCCTGGGCCGGTGGACGCCGATGCGCGAACTCGCCCCCGGCACCGACCGCTGGGGCGCGGACGTCACGCCGGACACGACGGGCCGTTGGACGTACACCGTTGAGGCGTGGGGGGACCCGGTCGCCACCTGGCGGCACCACGCCCGCATCAAGATCCCCGCAGGGATGGACACGGAGCTGGTCCTCGAAGAGGGCGCCCGGCTGTACGAGCGGGCGGCCGCCGGAGTGCCGCAGGGGCCGGACCGGACGGTGGTGCTGGCCGCGGTCGACGCCCTGCGCGACGCGTCCCGCCCGGCCGCGGCCCGGCTGGCGGCGGCGCTGACGCCGCAGGCCGAAGCCGTCCTCGGCCGTCATCCGCTGCGCGATCTGGTCACCGCCTCCGAATCGCTGCCGCTGCTGGTGGAGCGGGAGCGGGCGCTGTACGGCGCGTGGTACGAGTTCTTCCCGCGCTCCGAGGGGACCCCCGAGCGCCCGCACGGCACGTTCCGCACCGCCGCGCGCAGGCTTCCCGCCATCGCCGCGATGGGCTTCGACGTCGTCTATCTGCCGCCGATCCACCCCATCGGCACGACGTTCCGCAAGGGCCGCAACAACACCCTCGACCCCGGCCCGGACGACGTCGGCGTGCCCTGGGCGATCGGCTCCCCGGAGGGCGGCCACGACGCCGTACACCCGGACCTGGGGACCATCGAGGACTTCGCGTGGTTCGTGGAGCGGGCGGCGGAGCACGGGCTGGAGATCGCCCTCGACTTCGCCCTGCAGTGCTCGCCGGATCATCCCTGGGTGCAGAAACACCCCGAGTGGTTCCACCACCGGCCGGACGGGACGATCGCGTACGCCGAGAACCCGCCGAAGAAGTACCAGGACATCTACCCGATCGCCTTCGACGCCGACCTGGACGGGCTGGTCGCCGAGACCGTCCGGGTGCTCAGGCACTGGATGTCGTACGGGGTGCGGATCTTCCGCGTCGACAACCCGCACACCAAGCCGGTGGTGTTCTGGGAGCGGGTCATCGCGGAGATCAACGGCAGCGACCCCGACGTGATCTTCCTGGCGGAGGCCTTCACCCGGCCCGCGATGATGCACACGCTCGGCCAGATCGGCTTCCAGCAGTCGTACACCTACTTCACCTGGCGCAATACGAAGCAGGAACTGACGGAGTACCTCACCGAACTCTCGGGGGAGGCCGCCTCCTACATGCGGCCCAACCTGTTCGCCAACACCCCCGACATCCTGCACGCCTACCTCCAGCACGGCGGCCGGCCCGCCTTCGAGGTGCGCGCCGTCCTCGCCGCCACGCTGTCCCCGACCTGGGGCATCTACAGCGGCTACGAACTCTGCGAGAACACGCCGCTGAAGGAGGGCGGCGAGGAATACCTCGACTCGGAGAAGTACCAGCTCAAGCCCCGTGACTGGGCGGCGGCCGAACGCGAGGGCCGCAGTCTCGCCCCGCTGATCACAAAGCTCAACGAGATCCGGCGGGCCAACCCGGCCCTGCACCGACTGCGTGATCTGCACTTCCATCCGACCGACAAGGAAGCGGTGATCGCCTACTCCAGAAGGAGCTCGAAGAGCAGCGGTTCGAACACGGTTCTGGTGGTCGTCAACCTCGACCCCCACCACACCCAGGAGGCGACGGTGTCGTTGGACATGCCGCAACTCGGCCTGGACTGGCACGAGTCGGTGTCGGTGCGCGACGAGCTCACCGGCGAGACCTACCACTGGGGCAGGGCCAACTACGTGCGCCTCGAACCGGGCACCCGGCCCGCGCATGTACTCACCGTCCTGCGACCGTCCAACCCGCAGATCGGAGGGTCACCCACACCATGA
- the glgB gene encoding 1,4-alpha-glucan branching enzyme has product MTPPKKKSAAQKAVTKKAVAKKAASKKALGKEALGKEAHGKEKAVPAAKAPARKPKKPPVAPPVAPFSPALDAVDRERLLHGAHHAPHSVLGAHPAPGGIVFRALRPYARSVTVLAGDLRAELHDDGDGFFSGLLPLTEVPAYRLLVAYEGTTVETEDAYRFLPTLGELDLHLIGEGRHEQLWTVLGAHPRTHQGVRGTSFSVWAPNARGVRLAGTFNFWDGTGYPMRSLGGTGVWELFVPGIGEGELYKFDITRPDGSHTLRADPLARRTEVPPATSSIVHASAYEWGDEEWLARRAEIPVHKAPFSVYEIHLPSWRPGLTYRQLADQLPAYVKDLGFTHVELMPVAEHPFGGSWGYQVTGFYAPTARLGTPDDFKHLVDALHRAGIGVLMDWVPAHFPRDDWALAEFDGRPLYEHEDPLRAAHPDWGTLEFDFGRREVRNFLVANASYWCEEFHIDGLRVDAVASMLYLDYSREPGQWTPNEHGGRENLDAVAFLQEMNATVYRRSPGVVTIAEESTAWDGVTRATHHPGPSGFGGLGFGLKWNMGWMHDSLEYMTHEPVHRRYHHHEMTFSMVYAYSENYVLPISHDEVVHGKRSLVSKMPGDWWQQRANLRAYLAFMWAHPGKQLLFMGQEFAQGAEWSEAHGPDWWLLDPAYGAEADHRGVRDLVRDLNSVYRTTPALWQQDTDPAGFQWIVGDAAEDNVFAFLRYDADGSPLLSVSNLSPVVRHDYRLGVPDDIPAWHETLNTDAAGYGGSGVAHPDPIKPEPHARHGRPAAIRLTLPPLSTVWLRPA; this is encoded by the coding sequence GTGACTCCCCCGAAGAAGAAGTCCGCCGCGCAGAAAGCAGTGACCAAGAAGGCGGTGGCGAAGAAGGCGGCGAGCAAGAAGGCCCTGGGGAAGGAGGCCCTGGGGAAGGAGGCCCACGGGAAGGAGAAGGCGGTGCCTGCCGCGAAAGCCCCCGCGCGGAAGCCGAAGAAGCCTCCCGTGGCGCCGCCGGTCGCGCCCTTCTCCCCGGCCCTCGACGCCGTCGACCGCGAACGTCTGCTGCACGGCGCCCATCACGCCCCGCACTCGGTGCTCGGCGCGCATCCGGCGCCCGGCGGGATCGTCTTCCGGGCGCTGCGCCCGTACGCGCGGTCCGTCACGGTGCTCGCGGGCGACCTGCGCGCCGAGCTCCACGACGACGGCGACGGCTTCTTCTCCGGGCTGCTGCCCCTCACCGAGGTCCCGGCCTACCGGCTCCTGGTGGCGTACGAGGGCACGACCGTGGAGACCGAGGACGCCTACCGTTTCCTGCCCACGCTGGGCGAGCTGGACCTGCACCTGATCGGCGAGGGGCGGCACGAGCAGCTGTGGACGGTGCTCGGCGCGCACCCGAGGACTCACCAGGGCGTGCGCGGCACGAGCTTCTCGGTGTGGGCGCCGAACGCGCGCGGCGTGCGGCTGGCCGGCACCTTCAACTTCTGGGACGGCACCGGGTACCCGATGCGTTCGCTCGGTGGAACCGGGGTCTGGGAGCTGTTCGTGCCCGGGATCGGCGAGGGCGAGCTGTACAAGTTCGACATCACCCGCCCGGACGGCTCGCACACCCTGCGCGCCGACCCGCTGGCCCGGCGCACCGAGGTACCGCCGGCGACGTCGTCGATCGTGCACGCCTCGGCGTACGAGTGGGGCGACGAGGAGTGGCTGGCGCGCCGGGCCGAGATACCCGTGCACAAGGCGCCCTTCTCCGTCTACGAGATCCATCTCCCGTCCTGGCGACCAGGACTGACGTACCGTCAACTCGCCGACCAGCTCCCCGCCTACGTCAAGGACCTCGGTTTCACGCATGTCGAGCTGATGCCGGTCGCCGAGCATCCCTTCGGCGGCTCCTGGGGCTACCAGGTCACCGGCTTCTACGCGCCCACGGCCCGGCTCGGCACGCCGGACGACTTCAAGCACCTGGTGGACGCGCTGCACCGGGCCGGCATCGGCGTCCTGATGGACTGGGTCCCGGCGCACTTCCCGCGCGACGACTGGGCGCTGGCCGAGTTCGACGGCCGTCCGCTCTACGAGCACGAGGACCCGCTGCGCGCCGCCCACCCCGACTGGGGGACGCTGGAGTTCGACTTCGGCCGACGCGAGGTGCGCAACTTCCTGGTGGCCAACGCCAGTTACTGGTGCGAGGAGTTCCACATCGACGGGCTGCGGGTGGACGCCGTCGCCTCCATGCTCTACCTCGACTACTCGCGCGAGCCCGGCCAGTGGACGCCGAACGAGCACGGCGGGCGGGAGAACCTGGACGCGGTGGCGTTCCTCCAGGAGATGAACGCGACGGTCTACCGCCGAAGCCCCGGGGTCGTCACGATCGCGGAGGAGTCCACGGCCTGGGACGGCGTCACGCGGGCCACACACCATCCGGGCCCGAGCGGCTTCGGCGGGCTCGGCTTCGGCCTGAAGTGGAACATGGGCTGGATGCACGACTCGCTTGAGTACATGACCCACGAGCCGGTGCACCGCCGCTACCACCACCACGAGATGACCTTCTCGATGGTGTACGCCTACAGCGAGAACTACGTGCTGCCCATCTCCCACGACGAGGTGGTGCACGGCAAGCGCTCCCTGGTGTCGAAGATGCCCGGCGACTGGTGGCAGCAGCGCGCGAACCTGCGGGCGTACCTGGCGTTCATGTGGGCCCACCCCGGCAAGCAACTCCTCTTCATGGGGCAGGAGTTCGCCCAGGGAGCGGAGTGGTCCGAGGCGCACGGCCCCGACTGGTGGCTGCTGGACCCGGCCTACGGCGCCGAGGCCGACCACCGGGGCGTCCGGGACCTGGTCCGCGACCTGAACAGCGTCTACCGGACGACCCCGGCCCTGTGGCAGCAGGACACCGACCCCGCCGGTTTCCAGTGGATCGTCGGGGACGCCGCCGAGGACAACGTCTTCGCCTTCCTGCGCTACGACGCCGACGGCTCCCCGCTCCTGTCCGTCTCCAACCTCTCCCCCGTCGTCCGCCACGACTACCGCCTCGGCGTCCCCGACGACATCCCGGCCTGGCACGAGACCCTCAACACCGATGCGGCCGGCTACGGCGGCAGCGGCGTCGCCCACCCCGACCCGATCAAACCGGAACCCCACGCCCGCCACGGCCGCCCGGCCGCCATCCGCCTGACACTGCCACCCCTGTCGACGGTGTGGCTACGCCCGGCGTAG